From Camelina sativa cultivar DH55 chromosome 7, Cs, whole genome shotgun sequence, one genomic window encodes:
- the LOC104703133 gene encoding protein REVERSION-TO-ETHYLENE SENSITIVITY1 isoform X2, translating into MMMDLKRSYDVEKMVLPSLMEDDGDDHDLWPLNEIDTRKSKFPCCIVWTPLPVVSWLTPFIGHIGLCREDGVILDFAGSNFINVDDFAFGPPARYLQLDRTKCCLPRNLGGHTCKYGFRHTEYGSSVTWDDALSMTTRSFEHKTYNLFTCNCHSYVAHCLNRLCYGGSMEWNMVNVFILLMLKGKWISPSSVVRSFLPCALVTSLGVAFVGWPFLIGLSSFSILLFAWFIIATYCFKNIIC; encoded by the exons ATGATGATGGACCTGAAACGAAGTTATGATGTTGAAAAAATGGTGTTACCGTCCTTAATggaagatgatggtgatgatcatGATCTATGGCCGCTTAATGAGATTGACACAAGGAAGTCGAAATTCCCATGCTGTATTGTCTGGACTCCTCTCCCTGTTGTCTCTTGGTTGACTCCCTTCATTGGCCATATTGGACTTTGCAGAGAAGATGGAGTCATTTTGGACTTTGCTGGTTCTAACTTCAtcaatgttgatgattttgcattTGGTCCTCCTGCTCGGTATCTCCAACTCGATAGAACCAAG TGTTGTTTACCAAGAAACTTGGGTGGACACACTTGCAAGTATGGGTTCAGACACACTGAGTATGGGTCATCAGTTACATGGGATGACGCACTGAGCATGACCACTCGTAGCTTTGAGCATAAAACCTACAACCTCTTCACCTGTAACTGCCATTCGTATGTTGCACACTGTCTGAACCGTCTTTGCTATGGCGGCTCTATGGAGTGGAATATGGTGAATGTTTTTATCCTCTTAATGCTGAAAGGGAAATGGATTAGTCCTTCATCAGTTGTCCGGTCATTTCTGCCATGTGCTTTGGTCACATCTTTGGGCGTAGCGTTCGTCGGCTGGCCATTCTTGATCGGCCTCTCCTCATTCTCGATACTACTCTTCGCCTGGTTCATAATTGCTACTTACTGTTTTAAGAACATCATTTGTTGA
- the LOC104703133 gene encoding protein REVERSION-TO-ETHYLENE SENSITIVITY1 isoform X1 — translation MASYKVISRGRVPIMMMDLKRSYDVEKMVLPSLMEDDGDDHDLWPLNEIDTRKSKFPCCIVWTPLPVVSWLTPFIGHIGLCREDGVILDFAGSNFINVDDFAFGPPARYLQLDRTKCCLPRNLGGHTCKYGFRHTEYGSSVTWDDALSMTTRSFEHKTYNLFTCNCHSYVAHCLNRLCYGGSMEWNMVNVFILLMLKGKWISPSSVVRSFLPCALVTSLGVAFVGWPFLIGLSSFSILLFAWFIIATYCFKNIIC, via the exons ATGGCCTCTtataaag TAATATCTCGTGGAAGAGTTCCTATAATGATGATGGACCTGAAACGAAGTTATGATGTTGAAAAAATGGTGTTACCGTCCTTAATggaagatgatggtgatgatcatGATCTATGGCCGCTTAATGAGATTGACACAAGGAAGTCGAAATTCCCATGCTGTATTGTCTGGACTCCTCTCCCTGTTGTCTCTTGGTTGACTCCCTTCATTGGCCATATTGGACTTTGCAGAGAAGATGGAGTCATTTTGGACTTTGCTGGTTCTAACTTCAtcaatgttgatgattttgcattTGGTCCTCCTGCTCGGTATCTCCAACTCGATAGAACCAAG TGTTGTTTACCAAGAAACTTGGGTGGACACACTTGCAAGTATGGGTTCAGACACACTGAGTATGGGTCATCAGTTACATGGGATGACGCACTGAGCATGACCACTCGTAGCTTTGAGCATAAAACCTACAACCTCTTCACCTGTAACTGCCATTCGTATGTTGCACACTGTCTGAACCGTCTTTGCTATGGCGGCTCTATGGAGTGGAATATGGTGAATGTTTTTATCCTCTTAATGCTGAAAGGGAAATGGATTAGTCCTTCATCAGTTGTCCGGTCATTTCTGCCATGTGCTTTGGTCACATCTTTGGGCGTAGCGTTCGTCGGCTGGCCATTCTTGATCGGCCTCTCCTCATTCTCGATACTACTCTTCGCCTGGTTCATAATTGCTACTTACTGTTTTAAGAACATCATTTGTTGA